The Maridesulfovibrio ferrireducens DNA segment AGTTGTTTGTCCAAATGATCATATGTGCCGTCATGAAGTTGGCGCGGATGTTGTTTTTAATGCTGTGTCTCGCTTCATAAAGAATGGAGTCTGGGAATATTCAGCTGAGAAGGGTGTCCGTTCATATCTGACCGGGCGGGATGAGCTTGGTTTCATGACTCTGTCGTCGCTTTCAGGTCATGATGAAACTGACCGTCACAAATGGATAATCTTGCAAAGAGAGTTGTACCGTCGTTTTCTTGACGAGGAAGATCTTTCTGCATTGTCACTGAATAGTACGCCTCCTTCGCGAGAATTCTGTCTCAGACTTATGAAGCCGCTTTCAGAAGCCCGCGATCTTCTTTTTCTGCTGAGTAAACAATCCGAATTACTGCAAGGCAATCCTATGGAAAGTCTGAAAGTTAAATTTTTAGCTAACTTTCAGAAAATACAGGATATTTTGTCATCAAGTCCCGAGCTTACAGTCCTTTCATCTCTTTGGTATTTTGAGTCCAGAGCGCATGATTCTATGGATGGACTTTCGCTTCTTCTAAATCGTTACAGATCTCTTGTTTCTGCGCTTCATATTTCTTTTGAATAAACTTGGCACAACTCTTGTATATTCTCCTGCGTACCGGACCAACCGGAAAAATTTACGTATCTAATTCAGAAGGAGAGTAATCATGGTCGTCATCGATGGACACAAAAAGGAAATGGACATTAGAAGTTTTGAAAATCTGGAACAGGTTTTTGATAGCGTACTCGAAAATGGATTTCTTGACGGACGCATCGTAACTGATGTTTTCGTAAATGAAGAACCTTTCAGCGAAATTTATCCCAATCAGTCTGAAGATATCGAAACTTCAGAGATTGAAAGTCTTGAAATCAAGAGTGCTACAACCGTTGAAATGGCAAGCAGCATTACTCTTGAACTTTACAAAGTTGTTAACATTATGGCAGGCGGAGGCAAGCAGGTTGCAGAGCTTTTCAGACAGGCAGATGATGCCGAAGCACTTGAACTATATCAGGATCTTCTTGATGTAACTAGAGACTTCCTCGGCATGCTAGGCAGCCTCAGGGATCAATTTTCCCTCAAAGACAGCAACGGCTTCGGCGTAGTGTTGGAAGAATTTTCCAGTCTTTTCACTGAAATGACTGAAGTGCTTGAAAATGAAGATTGGATTTTACTTGCAGATTTACTTGAATATGAATTTCTGCCTTCAGTTGAAAAGTGGAAGAATGTTATTTCCGCAATTCGTGAAGATATCAGAGAGGCAGCTAAGAGGTAAATATCATGGCTGACACATTAAATCTTTTGGATCAGGCTTTAGACCTTGGACATAAGGAACTTAAGTTTCTGGTTGCCGGAGAAGTTGAAGAAGCTTTTCAGGCTGCGGAACAACGGGGATTATATACCACTCAGGCCCTTGAAACTAAAGCAAGCGTAAGCCTTGATGATATTTTGAGTAAACTTGAAAAGCTCAAATCTCTTCAGGGGCAGCTGACAACGGAAGCTAAGAAGTTACACGCTTCGGTTAAAGCGGATCTCGGGCAGGCCAAAAAGGAAAGTGTTCGGTTTAAGGGGTATCTTGGTGTCGCTAAAGGTACTCCCATTATGAAAAACCGTTATATTCATAAGGTCGGGTAATTTCGCAGACCTGTTTTCAGCCTTATCCTATTGCGTTAAATGACGGTACGACATGATTAGCCCCGGCAGGAATTATATTCCGGTCGGGGTTTTATCCTTTAATTCACTTGATTAAATTTCAGTCCAATCAATAAATTGCTCATTTTCATCGCGAATGGTCCCGCTCATGGTGAATCCTACACCAAGTCTGCATGACTTTCTGTCGATGTTTTCAACTGTACGTATTTTACCAGCATACCAGTAAGGCTTGAATATTTTTTGACGGAAGTTGAACATAAAAATATTAATGAGCACATCTGTATCTGTATCAAATTTATTTTCGCTTAAAATAAGAGGAGTGCTGACTGCTAAGCCTCCGTTTGAAATGTTGATAACTTCATTATCTTCATGTCCGCCTGACCTTGGATCATATGAGTTAACCGCCAAGTCAGGGATGGAGTCGGCAAAAGAAGCGTCATCAGTATCAGGTTTTCCGAGCCAGATTTTAACCCTTATGAACTGCTGATCGATAACTCTTTTACGTTTATGACGGCGGCGTATGATGCTTGAAAAAGAGCGGGGAAGACTTGCACTCAATCTGCTGCATCCTTCCTTTTTACATTCAAGAGAAATTATTGTTGTTTTGAAGTTGTTAACTGAGCCTGTTTCTGTTTTTTCAGGCGGGAACATCATCAATATTTGTCCAAACTCCGATTGTTGCGATAATCCCATCTCGTCAACGATTTCGAGATTTATGCGGTCTTCTTTTATGTCCGTAATTACCGCGCGGGCGAGAACATTTTCATGTGATTCAGAATTAGCAAGATCCAGAATTATGCCGTTATCTTTGAAATCTGATATCAGATTTTTTTTGTAGTTTGATCCTCCGTCTCGTTTCCGGGAAGAAGAGCGGAGCATAAGATAAGCAATCAGTGCGGCTAGAAAACCTATAGCTCCGGCCGTGGTGAGTATTATAGGCATAGATTCCGGCGGCAGTGCCTTAAAAATTTTCATAGCCGGAACAGCTATTGCTGAGTCTATTTTATCTAAAAAGAATTGAAGGCTTATTTTTTCCATCGGTAATATCCTGTAGTGAATATTATATTGCTAAAAATTTTATTCTCATCATTTACTTATGTAGGTGGCGGGAGTGCAAGTTGTCAATGTTGGTTTGTTACTGGACTATCATGGTTATTACGGCTATTCACCGCCTTAACGAATGGTTATTAATGCGGGTGTAATATTAAAATTAACGCTAAATTATTTTTGCCCGATCTGATACATGCGAAAACATTGCTTAATGCAGGGTTTGTGAAATGCTCGAAAGGACTTTTTGTCATCTTAAGGGAATAGGAAACACCACTGAGGCTAAAATCTGGGAATCCGGAGTCAGTCACTGGAATGATATTCTGGAAGGAACTGATATTCCGTTTTCACCTGCGAAGGTGAATGAGCTGGAAATAGGGTGCGGTGAATCTCTGAAAAGACTTAAAGAATGTGATCCCATATGGTTTGCGGATAGACTTCCGGCCTCCGATCAATGGCGTCTTTATCCTCATTTTCGCAAGAACATAGCTTATATAGATATAGAAACGACCGGAACGGATGCTCATTGCTGCGATATTACGACTATAGCTCTCTGGAACGGGCGTGAGGTTAAAACTTACGTGCAGGGGCGTAATCTTCATGAGTTTGAAGAAGAAATAGCCAAGTATCAGATGATAGTCAGTTTTAACGGTAAATGTTTTGATGTGCCTTTTATCGAGAAATATTTCGGTATCAAGGTCAAAGCCGCTCATATTGATTTACGGTTTGTTTTCAGGTCGCTCGGAATTACCGGCGGACTTAAAGGAATTGAACATTATTTCGGTATGGATCGCGGTGACGCAGAAGGTCTGGACGGATATTTTGCTGTTCTTTTATGGAATGAATACGAAATGTCAGGTAACGAGAAAGCGCTTGAAACTTTGCTGGCATATAATGTTCTGGATAGTGTTAATCTTGAGAACTTGATGATTCGCGGCTATAATCTTCATATAGAAAGATTTCCGCAGCATGATCTTGAACCTCTTTCCACAGTTCCGGAGCCGCTCAATCCGTTTAAAGCACATATTGATGTAGTGGAATCTATAAGACGCAGATATCCTTCCGGAGGAGCTTTTCGGAAGTTCTAAAATAAAAACAGTACATATTTTTCCTAAGAAAAATAGTCCTGTTGTCAGTGTGAATTTATTTCCCATTAAAGCCGTTTTCAAAATTGAAAACGGCTTTTTTTATGCAATTTAAAAAATATCATTACACTTAACATGTTTAAATACATTATTAAAAGATAGATAAGCTGGTTTGAAGGGAGATCTTTAAATAATTGGGTACGATCTGTGCATTATGTGAGTGGGCAAGGCAAAGGATGCCTGTCTGATTAACATTTTGATGATTGTAAGGGGAGAATGGAGATGCAGGAACAGACCGCCGTGGACGTTGAAAAAGTTAGTTATTCGCATAAATTCATACAGGATATGGTCATCAATCCTTCCTTTTATACTGATAGTTCCTTGTTGAAAGATGTTAACGAGATGAGTAAACCCTCTGTTGTAATTACAGATCCCATGATTATGGGAATGGTTCTTAAATTTTTCTATTGTTATGTCCATAAGGGCTGTTTTGATGAAGTTGTTCCGCTGGAAAAAGTCAGTGAGCTATGTGAAATGTTCAGCCGTCATCGCAGTCTTAACGAGCCTGATGATGATATTGAATTGATGAATTATCTGCGTCAGTGGTCATTTTCTCTCCGAATGCTCGCTGATATTCCTAAAACAAGCCATATTATCCGTTCCATTATCACACATAAAATTTCTCCGAATCTTATGGATTTAGATGAATATGTCGGTCTGGATATCGGCACCGGGACTGGAATTTTGCTTCTTGCACAATATATCCATGCCCGAAGACTGGGTTTCGAAAAGATTCATCTTTACGGAATAGAATATGATAAGATGGTCGGGTTGCAGAGCTATAAAATTTTCAAAGAACTGGGAATTGCTGAAATTATTCTTGGCGATGCCAGAGAAAGCCGTAATTATGAGCCGTTAATGGATAAGCAGGTCACATTTGTCTCAAATGAAACTGTTGCCGCCATGCACCAGCCACTTCGGCGTGATCACTTTGTAGCTATATGCCGCACTCTTTTTAGGACTGTCGGCAACAACATTAAAGATGCAGGATTTTTCCCGGAAGGGTTGATCGCTTTTTGTAAGGAAATGAATGTATCTGTACTTCTTGCGAAAAACACAGCTTTTCTAGGGCCGAAAGAATATCATGATATGCATCTTCTCCCGCAGGGGATTATTATAGAAGGAAATATTGTTCCGCTCCATCAGCTTGGAGATGAACTGCTGCCGTATATGTCTGAATGGGCTCGAGAGCGTCTTTCCCGTAGATGGTAATAATTCCAAATTATTAAGAAATTTTAGAATCTCCTCCAGCATATTTTACGATATGTGGGAGGAGATTTTTTATGTTTGTTTGTCGGTTCATTTAGCTTTACAGTGCGTAATAAATATATGATATTCCGCGCGCTCGCGTGACAGGCGTATAGCTGTTTTATATATTGAAGGGTGAGCAGTAAATTTTTATGTGACAACGGAGAATTTCTTGAATTTCGAATCGTTTTGCTTTGACTCCCGCATAGCTTCCGGCATTCGTGCGACCGGTTACAGCGCTCCGACGTCTGTTCAAGTAAAGGCTATCCCCGCTGTTTTGGAGGGTTGCGATGTCTTTGGGTTAACCCAGTCAGGCACCGGAAAAACCTCTGCTTTTGTGTTGCCCATTCTTCAGCGTTTAATAACGGCTGAGGCCCCGACTCGTGGACCTATACGTGTTTTGGTGCTGGCTCCTGCCCGTGAACAGGTTTTAAAAATTCACGAAAAATTTATTTCGCTTGGTAAACAGACAGGAATACGTTGCAGTGCTGTTTTTGGCGATGGTGATGCTGAATCCGGCATACAGATTAAGCTGAAAGAAATTTCCCGCGTGACAGTGCTTGTCGCCACTCCTGACAGACTTCTGGAGCTGATTAATCGCGCCGAAGTTGATTTATCCTATGTTGATACTCTTGTTGTTGATGAAGCTGACACTCAACTGACGATGGATTTTTCAGTTGAAATTAAGTCTATTCTCGCTAAGCTACCGTTGAAACGACAGAATTTAATGTTTTCCGCTACTCTGCCTTCAAGCGTGAGCACCCTCTCCGCAGAGATTTTGCATGATCCTAAAATATTTCAAATCGCGAATACTGCACCTGTTGAAACCGTAAAGCATATCTGCTGCCCTGTTCCGATTCATCTTAAGCAGGAATTTTTGAAAGCTTTGCTTGAAGATATAGAGTTTGAAAGTGTTCTGGTTTTTGTCAGAACCAGACGCTGGGCGGAACGACTTGCCGCAAGACTTGTAAAAGCAGGGTATAATGCAGCGTCACTTCATGGCGATTTGTCTCAAAGTAAACGGAAAGTAGTTTTAGACGGATTTAAGAGCGGGGAATTTAATATTATGGTCGCTACTGATTTAGCGGCCAGCAGTCTCGAGTGTTCTTCAATTACGCATGTCATTAATTATGACATGCCGGATACCTTTGAAATATATAGACATCGTATGGAAAAGACTGGGATTGACGGTAAAAAAGGTGTAGCATTTCTTTTTGCCGCTGATGAAGATATAGCTCAGGTTGTGGAGATAGGAAAATTAGTTGAGGGCCGCCTTTCGGTACATCATTTAGACAATTTTGATTACAAGGGTTCCAAACCTGAACCTGTTTTACCTGAGGTTGTGAAGAAAAAAGAACGCAGCAAGCCCGGACGTGCTAAAAAAGGTAATAAACGGCATGGTCATAGTGGTAAGGGGTCGGTTTAAAAACGAAAAGTTAAGAGTTTAATATCTTGTAGCTCCATGATATATGAGCAATATGAATCGGACAGAAATATGAAAAAATTTTGGATTACCACCCTCGGTTGTAAAATCAATCAATATGAAAGCGAATCAATCCGTCAGCGCTGGGAGCAGATGGGATTTGAGCAGGCTGCCAATGACGTGGAAGCTCATGAGGTCGTGATTAATTCGTGTGCTGTAACCGCATCAGCTTTACGCGATTTGCGTCAACTCGTTCGCAGCATCAACCGCCGGAATCCCGAAGCTGATATTATTATCACCGGATGTGCCGCACAGGTTTTTGCCGGAGAATTAGCAGAGCTTCCCGGTGTCAGTGAAGTTATTCCGCAAGATCACAAGGCGGATCTTTTAAAGCTTGATAAACTTCATGACTCTGAAGAAAAAGTTGAAAATTCAGATGGGGTGACAATTTTTCAGCCTTTTGAAATTAAAGATTATCAAAGAGCAAGAGCTGTAGTCAAAGTGCAGGACGGGTGTTCGCATCGCTGTACATATTGTATAGTACCAATCACCCGCGGGCCTAGTGTCAGCAGGAAGATTGAAGATATTCTGAGTGAAATTCAAAGACTGCTGGATGCCGGATTCAGAGAAATGGTAATCAGCGGTATTAATCTCAGTCATTATGGGCGTGAATTTAAAGATCGTCCTGATTTCTGGGATCTCATGGAGCGGATTGAAAAGGAATTCGGTTCAGAGTGGGGTGGCAGGGCAAGACTACGTATCAGTTCACTTGAACCGGGCCAGCTCAAAGATCGTGCGTTTGAAGTTTTTTCATCCTCTAAATTAATATGCCCGCAACTGCATTTATCTTTGCAGAGTGGTGATTATTCAGTGTTGAAAAGAATGGGTAGAGGGCATTATAAGCCGCAGGATGCTCTTACTTTTGTTGAAGAGTTAACCAAGATATGGCCTGTTTTCGGTCTTGGAGCTGATATTTTGACCGCTTTTCCTGGAGAAACAGAGGAAGAGTTTAATAATACTTTTGAATTCTGCCAAAAGCTTCCTCTATCTTATGCGCATGTTTTTCCGTATTCAGTCAGGCCGGGAACTGTTGCTGCGAAAATGAAAGGACAACTTTCCGGTTTTATAAAAAAAGAGCGCGGGGCAAAACTTCGTGAACTTGTTGAAGAAAAGAAAGCTGAGTTTTTGAATAAAATTTTAGGGTTGAATTCATTGAAAGTCCTTTTTCAGGATAAAAATAAAGGTATTTGTGAGTTTTATTCGACATGTGAGTTGGAAAATGGTTTTGAAGGAGCCGTACCGCGTGAACTCGTGAAAGTTGTTCCTATAAAGATTTTGAAAGATAAGTTGTTGGTTCGTATTTTAGAGCCGGAATGTTAGAGTAAATTTGTTACTATAAAATTGTCAGTATAAAATTGATAAGCAGCGCAAGCGTATGCTGCTTAAATTATATTTTAAAAGAAAGGAGGCTCAATGCCTGTTAGCATGACTGGATTCGGACGTTTTGAGAGTACTGAAGATAAATGGAGCCATTGCTGGGAAATCCGCAGCGTAAATTCACGTTACCTTGATCTTAAATGGAGATTGCCCGGTTTCCTTCGCGGATATGAATCCCGCTGGGAAAAACTGGTCAGAAAATATGGATCTCGCGGTAGGGTTGATATTTCTTTGAACCTTGAAGTTTTCAGCGCAGAACTATTAGGAATTGGTCTGAATAAGCTTCAGGCCGAAGCTATGATCACACAGGTTCGCGATATGGCAACTGCTGATGGTGTAGATTTTACTCCGGATTACAATAGGCTTTTCGGCTTATCTTCCTTGTGGAGAGACGCTTCAAGCGAGCCTGATCCTAAACTTGCAGCATCAATTACAGCCGGTCTTGAAGGCGCTCTTGCTAACTGGCGTGAGTCTAGACAGGCTGAAGGCGATGACCTTGTTGTAGACCTTAAAGAGCGTTTTACTCTGCTCAAAGAATATGGCGAAACAGTTAAAGCTAAAGTTCCTGAAATTCTTGAAATGAGACGTGTAGCTCTTATCGAAAGAGTAACTAACATGATGGAAACTCTTGGTGCTGAGTATTCTGAAGACAGAATGATTCAGGAAGTAGCGATTCTTACTGATAAGCTTGATGTTTCAGAAGAAGCCACACGTCTTGATGCTCACCTCGACCGTATTTTTGAAGTTCTGAATAGTAATAAAGATGCTGGTAAAAGACTCGATTTCCTTCTTCAGGAAACATTCAGAGAAATTAATACTTGCGGTAACAAATGTCAGGATATCGAAGTCAGCCGCGTAGTTGTTGAATTCAAAGCTGAGCTTGAAAAATGCCGTGAGCAGGTTCAAAACATCGAATAATTTGGTTGTAAATGCAAAAGCAGACATTACTCAATATAGGTTTTGGTAATTACGTGGTTTCCAGCCGCGTAATTACCATTGTTAATCCTTCATCTTCTCCGATGCGTAGACTTCGTGAAGATGCAAGGCAGGAAGGCCGCCTTGTCGATGCAACTCAGGGACGTAAAACAAGGTCCATTATAGTTATGGATTCCAACCATGTAATCCTGTCAGCTATACAGGCGGAAACAATCGGACATCGTTATACATCTGGAGACGCTGACAATGACTGATACGCGGTTTCCGTCACGAAAAGGTCAAGTTCTGGTACTTTGCGCGCCATCCGGCACTGGTAAGAGTACTCTTGTAAAAAGTCTTCGCGGTGAATTCTCCGAAGTGGGATTTTCTATTTCGTGCACAACTCGTGAACCTAGACAAGGGGAAGCGCACGGCAGAGAGTATTATTTCTTATCCGTTGATGAATTCAAGGCAAAACGAGATGCTGGTGAATTTGCGGAATGGGCAGAAGTCCACGGTAATTTTTACGGAACTCCGAAAAAGCCTGTCGAGAAGATGTTATTTAAAGGGATGGATATTCTTTTTGATATCGATTTTCAGGGAGCTATGCAGCTCATGGAAACGATGCCGGATGGAATATTTGTCTTTTTGATGCCTCCGTCCTATTCGGAATTGAAGGCCCGTCTTGAAGGGCGGAACACAGATTCTGCTGAAGTTATCGGACGCAGATTAAGAAATGCAATGAGTGAAATGGCCTCAGCCCCTCAGTTTGAGTACTGGATCGTCAATGATGATCTTGACAAGGCTTATTCTGAATTGAGGTCAATTTACCTTGCCGGGAAAAATCGTCCCTGTACCAATCCGGGACTTCTTGAAAGTATATTAAGCACTTGGGAGTAGTATGTCTGAATTAGTTGTCGCCCTAGATTTTAAAGATGCGAAATCCGCCATTGCCATGGCCGAAAAAGTCCGCGGAGTTGCTCCCTGGGTAAAAGTCGGTCTTGAACTTTTTTGTGCGGAAGGGCCTCAGATTATATCCACGTTTAAGGATATGGGATTTAAAGTTTTTATCGATCTCAAATTTTTTGATATCCCCAATACCGTAAAAGGTGCTGTGCGTTCCGCCACGCTGGCGGGAGCTGATATGCTCAGTCTGCATGCTATGGGCGGAGAGCGTATGGCTATTGCTGCCCGTGAAGGTAGAGCTGAAGCTGCGATTGGCGGTGCTGGTCCTTTACTGATGGCTATTACTGTACTCACAAGTATGAGCGAAGAAGATCTTCCTTTTGCTGTTCCGAACGGACTTGGCGACGCTGTGCTTGATCTGGCGCTTGCGTCTTCTCAGGCAGGACTGGACGGAGTGGTCTGTTCCGGGCTTGAAGTGGAATCCGTTAAAGAAAAATGCGGTAGCGATTTCTTATGTCTGACTCCGGGTATCAGGCCCGCATCAGTTTCTGATGATCAGCGCAGAGTTGTTACTCCGGCGCAGGCTGTCAGCAGAGGTTCAAACTTTCTAGTTGTCGGAAGACCCATCACCGGCGCGGATGATCCGGCGGAAGCTGCTCGTAGTATAATTGCTGAAATGAATTCTTAGCCGGAGGCCGTAAGGTAAAATGTCTACAGGACAACGGACTAAGCTTCATGGTGTTTTTTCAACTCTGACAGAATCTAAAGTCGGAGCAGGGGCCACGACCAAACAGACCTTTCAAAAAACTTATTGGTTTGTAGAAGAACTTAAAAATGAAATTGTTGAGGTTCAGCCGTTAAATAGTCATGACGTTCCTTCCGGACCGAAGAATACTGTTGCCAAGGAAGAATTTCTTGATAATTTTGAGCCGGAACCTGAATATTACGTTGAGGTCGTTCTTCCGCGTATTAGAAATCTTGATGCCACAATTAAGCGCGGAGAGAAGCATCGCGATCGCTCAGAGAATTACAGTGCGGAGTATGAATTTAATTCTGCGATTGCAGTTGATGAAGATAATGTCAGAGCAAACTTTGGTCTGGGGCTGACATATCTTGATCGCGGTGAAACCGGTAGAGCTGATGATATTTTCAGGCGGCTGGTGGTACTGGAAGCTATTTTTGAGCCTAGACATAAGCATCTGTTCAATGAATTCGGTATCAGTTTGCGTAAAAACTGCATGATTGATCAGGCCTTGGAATATTATCACAAGGCTGAGAGTATTTGTAAAAGAGATGAAAATCTGTACCTTAATATAGCCCGTGCATATTTCGAAAACGGTGAGGTTGAGGATTGCTTGAAATACGTCAATAAAAGCCTTGATATTAATTCTGATCACGAAGAGGCCGGACTTTTTCTCGAGTATATGCGTGAAATTGGTTACGGGGGTGACAGAGTTGCTGATTCTGAATGTGTTGCTCCTCAAAAGATAAAGAATAAAAAAAGTCCAGCCCCGGATTTTAATTTTAACATTTAACCGCAACAAACAGCCGCACCTGAACGACCTTTTTCATAAAGCATAACGGAGTTAGATTTGCCATCCATTTGGAAGCTGAGAAGCGAAGAGGAAGTACCTTCGTCTTTATCTGTATTAGCGGCAGAGTTGGGAATTACTGACCTTTTAGCTGAAATTTTATGGCACAGAGGTTTTAAGACTCGTAATGAGATGGATTTTTTTCTGTCTCCCGGGTTGAGGAATCTATGCAAGCCTACGGAAGTTCCCGGTACTGAAGAAGCCGCGAAAGTGCTGGTTGAAGGGCTTACACAGGGTAAAAAGTTTGCTGTATGGGGTGATTATGATGTTGATGGCATAACCTCCACGGCTTTGGTGAAATCTTTTCTTGAATCCCGCGGTTTTGAATGCGCTCATCATCTTCCGAATCGTATCGAAGAAGGATACGGGCTTAATATTCCTCATCTTAAAAAGCTTAGCGATGAGGGTATAAATCTTCTTTTGACCGTCGACTGCGGCATAACAAATAATGCCGAGATCGCCGCTGCCAATGAAATGGGGATGACTGTAGTTGTTTCCGATCATCATTTGCCAAGTGATGAGTTGCCTCCTGCCGCCGCTATATGCAACCCACGCATAACGTCTATGAACGGTAAAACGTATGACTGCCCCTGCGATGCTTTGGCAGGTGTCGGCGTGGCCTTTATGCTCATGGCGCAGATGAACAGACTTCTTCCCGGAGATCCTGTTGATCTCAGGCAGTATCTTGATTTTGTTGCTCTCGGAACCATTGCCGATGTTGTTGAATTGCAAGGACATAACCGCATTCTGGTGAAGAATGGATTGCTTCTTTTGAAAGAGGCTAAACGTCCCGGTCTGGCCGCTCTTAAAGTCGTCAGCGGCTATGATATGTTTGCCGCAATCGGTGCCGGACAGGTTGGATTCGGACTTGCTCCGCGGATAAATGCTTCCGGTAGAATGGGTGATCCTGACAAGGCTCTCGATCTTTTGCTTGCCGCAGATATGGAAACAGCTCGTCCCATTGCGAAGGAATTGGATACGCTTAATTCTGAGCGTCGCGCAGAAGAGGACCGCATCCTTAAAGAAGCTCTGGCACAGGCCGAAGAGCAATCAAGGCCGCCGCATAACAGGGCTGGTTTGGTATTGTTTTCGCCGGACTGGCATCCGGGCATTATCGGGATTGTTGCGTCACGCGTTGTAGAAAAATATTATCGCCCGACCATCATGCTTTGTGAAGACGAAGGTGTTATCAAAGGGTCCGCTCGTTCTATCCGCGAATTTCATATTCACGAAGCGCTGACTGGAATGTCGGAATTGTTTACAAATTTCGGCGGTCATAAACTTGCCGCAGG contains these protein-coding regions:
- a CDS encoding lipopolysaccharide assembly protein LapB, translating into MSTGQRTKLHGVFSTLTESKVGAGATTKQTFQKTYWFVEELKNEIVEVQPLNSHDVPSGPKNTVAKEEFLDNFEPEPEYYVEVVLPRIRNLDATIKRGEKHRDRSENYSAEYEFNSAIAVDEDNVRANFGLGLTYLDRGETGRADDIFRRLVVLEAIFEPRHKHLFNEFGISLRKNCMIDQALEYYHKAESICKRDENLYLNIARAYFENGEVEDCLKYVNKSLDINSDHEEAGLFLEYMREIGYGGDRVADSECVAPQKIKNKKSPAPDFNFNI
- the recJ gene encoding single-stranded-DNA-specific exonuclease RecJ; the protein is MPSIWKLRSEEEVPSSLSVLAAELGITDLLAEILWHRGFKTRNEMDFFLSPGLRNLCKPTEVPGTEEAAKVLVEGLTQGKKFAVWGDYDVDGITSTALVKSFLESRGFECAHHLPNRIEEGYGLNIPHLKKLSDEGINLLLTVDCGITNNAEIAAANEMGMTVVVSDHHLPSDELPPAAAICNPRITSMNGKTYDCPCDALAGVGVAFMLMAQMNRLLPGDPVDLRQYLDFVALGTIADVVELQGHNRILVKNGLLLLKEAKRPGLAALKVVSGYDMFAAIGAGQVGFGLAPRINASGRMGDPDKALDLLLAADMETARPIAKELDTLNSERRAEEDRILKEALAQAEEQSRPPHNRAGLVLFSPDWHPGIIGIVASRVVEKYYRPTIMLCEDEGVIKGSARSIREFHIHEALTGMSELFTNFGGHKLAAGMSFPSANFKALRERFDTAVIKVVGTEPLKPTLKVDKELPLENIDYVLLKELELMQPFGMGNPEPVFTTPPVEILERRPMGKEHVKLTISDINKTRRMPAKAWRLAEKLGSELIGKKMRFAFSPKIDKFNGIPTIELTIRDFTRKLK